Proteins encoded by one window of Vibrio algicola:
- the plsB gene encoding glycerol-3-phosphate 1-O-acyltransferase PlsB: MSYGHLISRSFLKLPLSVMVKGKTIPAKPVEELQLDLTKPIVYVLPFDSNIDLISLQTQAKKLGLPDPLSPLVINGKEYNRFVFLTAKGTAMGTKPILPKKSVLLFSELLERHQHDAELDIQILPTSILWGRKPDKEGHEKSYLQAMSACQKTRVLVSSGRDCLIRFSPVVSLRYMADNHGVDEVIAHKLARVARIHFSRQKLAASGPSLPQRKVLFDRLLQSPAIQKAIADEAQSKNISHEKAQKQAKDILDEIAADFSYSLIKVGARFLGWLWNKLYQGLNINNMSVVRKLAQDGHEIIYVPCHRSHMDYLLLSYVLHNEGMVPPHIAAGVNLNFFPAGPIFRHGGAFFIRRTFKGNKLYSTIFREYLTELFTKGYSVEFFCEGGRSRTGRLLQAKTGMLAMTIQTMLRGLNRPVTLVPVYIGYEHVMEVATYTKELTGKRKEKENAGMVLKTIRKLRNFGQGYVNFGEPINLNQFLNEQVPGWSSKTENDQQELDQKPQWMNPVVNKLANKMMTHINDAAATNALTLCATALLASNQRALSRHKLERQIDCYISLLTKVPYTATSTVPNATAAELVQHAEKLDKFQVEQDSKGDIISLDRQQSILMTFYRNNIIHLFALPSLIAHLIIQKEHITRSQLQHAIALIYPFLKAELFLHHTKQELQDVVNKLVDELIRQQLIIESDGELATNTTQVQTLILLSRTIVETLQRYAVALTQLVAIPDIDKTTLEQQSQDIAQRLGRLHGINAPEFFDKGVFISFFQTLKQQGYIENTNPDEQHKTQILVDLLGELLSPEVQLTLQESVLQKKK, encoded by the coding sequence ATGTCTTATGGACACTTGATTTCTCGTTCATTTCTCAAGCTGCCCCTTTCTGTCATGGTGAAAGGTAAAACGATTCCCGCCAAGCCGGTAGAAGAACTGCAACTCGACTTAACCAAGCCGATAGTGTATGTGCTGCCTTTTGATTCTAATATTGACCTTATCTCTTTGCAGACTCAAGCCAAAAAATTAGGTCTTCCTGATCCGCTCAGTCCATTAGTGATTAATGGTAAAGAATATAACCGTTTTGTTTTCCTTACCGCTAAAGGCACGGCGATGGGCACCAAGCCTATTCTGCCAAAAAAATCGGTTTTATTATTTTCTGAGTTATTAGAGCGCCATCAGCATGATGCTGAACTCGATATTCAAATTCTGCCTACTTCAATATTGTGGGGTCGAAAACCAGATAAAGAAGGTCACGAAAAGTCCTACTTACAAGCTATGAGCGCCTGCCAAAAAACCCGCGTATTAGTCTCTTCTGGGCGTGATTGTTTGATCCGTTTTAGCCCAGTAGTTTCTCTGCGCTACATGGCAGACAACCACGGTGTCGACGAAGTGATTGCTCACAAACTCGCGCGCGTGGCTCGTATTCACTTCTCGCGCCAAAAACTCGCCGCTTCAGGCCCAAGCCTGCCACAACGCAAGGTGTTATTTGATCGCTTATTGCAATCACCGGCAATTCAAAAAGCGATTGCCGATGAAGCTCAATCAAAAAACATTTCGCACGAAAAAGCTCAAAAACAAGCCAAAGACATTTTAGATGAAATCGCAGCAGACTTTTCCTATTCTCTGATCAAGGTCGGCGCACGTTTCTTAGGTTGGTTGTGGAACAAGTTGTATCAAGGCTTAAATATCAACAACATGTCGGTGGTGCGCAAGCTGGCACAAGATGGCCATGAGATCATTTATGTCCCTTGCCATCGTAGCCACATGGATTATTTATTACTGTCTTATGTACTGCATAATGAAGGCATGGTCCCGCCACATATTGCCGCGGGTGTGAATTTAAACTTCTTCCCTGCTGGCCCAATATTTCGTCATGGTGGCGCCTTTTTTATACGTCGAACCTTTAAAGGCAACAAGCTGTACTCCACTATTTTCCGTGAATATTTAACTGAGTTATTTACCAAAGGCTATTCGGTTGAATTTTTTTGTGAAGGGGGCCGCTCACGCACCGGTCGTCTATTGCAAGCCAAAACCGGCATGTTAGCCATGACCATTCAAACCATGTTGCGCGGCTTAAACCGCCCAGTGACTTTGGTGCCAGTGTATATTGGTTATGAACATGTGATGGAAGTGGCCACTTACACCAAAGAACTCACTGGCAAGCGCAAAGAAAAAGAAAATGCCGGCATGGTACTCAAAACCATTCGCAAACTGCGTAATTTTGGCCAAGGTTATGTCAACTTCGGTGAGCCAATTAACCTCAATCAATTCTTAAATGAGCAAGTGCCGGGTTGGTCAAGTAAAACGGAGAACGATCAACAGGAATTAGACCAAAAACCACAATGGATGAATCCGGTGGTCAATAAACTCGCCAACAAGATGATGACTCATATTAATGATGCGGCCGCCACTAATGCCCTGACATTATGTGCCACCGCGCTGCTGGCTTCAAACCAACGCGCCCTGTCTCGTCACAAGTTAGAGCGGCAAATTGATTGCTATATCTCACTGTTAACTAAAGTGCCGTACACCGCGACCTCGACCGTGCCCAATGCTACTGCGGCCGAATTAGTCCAACACGCTGAAAAATTAGATAAATTTCAAGTTGAACAAGACAGCAAAGGCGACATCATTTCACTGGATCGTCAGCAATCTATTTTGATGACCTTTTATCGTAATAACATCATTCATCTGTTTGCATTGCCGTCGTTAATTGCTCATTTGATTATTCAAAAAGAGCACATTACCCGCAGCCAATTACAGCATGCGATTGCTTTGATTTACCCATTCTTAAAAGCAGAGTTATTTTTGCATCATACCAAGCAAGAGTTGCAAGATGTGGTCAATAAGTTGGTGGATGAATTAATACGCCAGCAGTTAATTATTGAGTCCGATGGCGAGTTAGCCACCAACACTACTCAAGTGCAAACACTCATTCTACTGTCTCGTACCATTGTTGAAACCCTACAGCGTTATGCTGTGGCGCTGACTCAATTGGTGGCGATCCCTGATATCGACAAAACCACTCTAGAGCAACAGAGCCAAGATATCGCCCAGCGTTTAGGTCGATTACATGGCATCAATGCCCCAGAATTTTTCGATAAAGGCGTGTTTATTTCTTTCTTCCAAACCTTAAAACAGCAAGGTTACATTGAAAACACCAATCCAGATGAGCAACACAAAACTCAAATTTTAGTCGATTTGCTCGGTGAGTTATTGTCGCCAGAAGTCCAACTGACGCTACAAGAAAGTGTGTTACAGAAGAAGAAATAA
- the lexA gene encoding transcriptional repressor LexA: MKPLTPRQQQIFELIKDKIDITGMPPTRAEIARELGFRSANAAEEHLKALARKNVIEIIPGASRGIRIIQTEAELLEEQGLPLIGQVAAGEPILAQEHVESHYQVDPSMFKPQADFLLRVHGMSMKDIGIVDGDLLAVHKTQDVRDGQVVVARVDDDVTVKRLERKGATVLLHAENEEFSPIEVDLTQQQLSIEGIAVGIIRNNTWM, from the coding sequence ATGAAACCCTTAACCCCTCGTCAGCAACAAATTTTTGAGCTGATTAAAGATAAAATAGACATCACAGGAATGCCGCCTACTCGCGCCGAGATTGCTCGTGAGCTTGGGTTTCGTTCTGCCAATGCTGCTGAAGAGCATTTAAAAGCTTTGGCGCGTAAAAATGTGATTGAAATTATTCCGGGTGCCTCGCGTGGTATTCGGATTATTCAAACCGAAGCTGAATTACTGGAAGAGCAAGGTCTGCCCTTGATTGGACAGGTGGCAGCAGGTGAACCGATCTTGGCGCAAGAGCATGTCGAGAGTCATTACCAAGTTGATCCGAGCATGTTTAAACCACAAGCAGATTTCTTATTACGCGTGCATGGCATGAGTATGAAAGATATTGGTATTGTGGATGGTGATTTGCTTGCGGTTCATAAAACCCAAGATGTACGCGACGGTCAAGTCGTAGTGGCTCGCGTCGATGATGATGTGACTGTTAAGCGTCTCGAGCGTAAAGGTGCCACGGTTTTGTTGCATGCCGAGAATGAAGAATTCAGCCCAATTGAAGTGGATTTAACCCAGCAACAATTGTCGATTGAAGGCATTGCAGTCGGGATTATTCGCAATAATACTTGGATGTAA